The DNA sequence AGTCCTTTGCAATCCAAATATGTACCAGATACAAAATTTAAATTTCTATTCCagactttcttctcatcttggctacaaaAACTGTCCTCAACGCATTCCTCAGTCCCTGTACACTCCCTGTTCCCTACAATAGAGTTTAGTAACATCTATTCTCCCGATACTTTACAAGTCTAACATGTACCTTGCGGTCAGCTTTGCTATCCTCTGGAATTTTTGCAGTTCCCATCATTTCCTTCGTCTCTACACAGGTAAATACCTATCTTCTTCCAGCCACTGCCATATATGTTCTCGCTATCCGGCCAGCTGTTGCTCAGCTTCCACTTTCCACCACATTTACGCCTGAATCATATCTCTCCCGAATTCTCCCACACTCTATTCCCACCTTACCATTACCCAAACATCCTCCACAACCTGTTCCCACCTTACTATTACCGACACATCCTCCACAACCTGTTCCCACCTTACCATTACCCGAACATGCTCCACACATTTCCCACCTTACCATTACCCAAACATCCTCTACACTCTGTTCCCATCTTACCTTTACCAAAACATCCCCGTTATTCTTACACTGAAATTCTTTCCATAAACTGTTTCAGAATTCTGTTGTCGACTTATGGCTTCTTactcatatttcattcttttccttccaaGCTACTTTCTGTATCTGCATCACCTTAAACTCAAATCAAAGCGATCCATCACACCTCCAACCTCCTCTTGCTTTCTCCATTCAGTACTAAATAGAATTCTCACACAAACCTGAACCTGTTCAGAATCAACAACGGAACTAAAGTCAAATAGTAACGAAGTccaagaaaaaataaatccaaACTCTCTGGCTATTGAATCCTTTTCTCCCATATCCTTCCGTCTACCGGAATTTCATGACCTAACTCCATTTGCTGCACATGAACATTCCACTTATACGCAAAAGCCGGCAAACGTTAGTCACTGAAAAAGCCTAGTCATATTTAGATGAAAGTGGCATGAATGTAACACTTATCAAATGATACGTATCTAACGCTCCCTCTCACCGAATTATGAAAAGTAGCGTTCACCTGCTCTGTCACTAAGGCATTTACTGTGGATAGTTTCCCTGTTTCaatcttaaaaaaaatgaattcttgATTTTGCAATGCAATGATTAGATTCAAATGCAAAAACTATTTATACCAAAAGTAAATATGGAAAGCACTACAGTTGTAACCAAGGTTTCTCTCTTGCAGGTGGTAGCAGTGTTAGTGGTGGCAGCTGTGGGGTCGCCCATTCCAGACGACTGTGAATATGAAGTCGTTGGATACAGCGGGGCGGTGTCCACTGGGCCACACTATGCAACACACTACGCGACCATCCCTGCCGGACAACACTACCAGGCGACATATGCAACTGTAGGGGCACCAGTTGTAGCCACAGCTGATGTTCAAAAAGCGACTGCTGCATTCATGGCAGCGTGGAATGCAGCAGCTGCAAGGGCAGCAACAATTCAGTCAACATTGGTGAAATCGGCACCAACAGGAGGATATGTCATTCAAGTTCCCAAACAAGTAGAAGCAACTGAAGAAGTGAAGAAGGCAACAGCTCAGTTTACGGCAGCGTGGAATGAGGCTGCTCAACGTGCAACAACGGTTGAATACGGGGTTGATACACTTTCAAAACCAGTAAAGCCAACAGCCGAAGTTCATAAGGCCACAACAGAATTCATGGATGCTTGGCAAGCAGCTGCCCAACAAGCTTCTTCACTCAGACATGCGGTCACGGTATCTGCTGACCCatactctgctcttccccagcaaGTACAAGCTACAGACGAGGTCAAGAGAGCAACAGAAGAATTCATGGCAGCCTGGAGAAAGGCAGCCGCACGGGTACCTGCCATTCAAACGACCATGTACCAGATTGCAGGCACCCCACCAGCTCCTTCAGCACCAAAAACCGTTGGAGGCGCTCCCCAGTTCACTCCCTCAGTTGCACAAGCAACAGCTGAGTTTATGGCAGCTTGgaatgctgctgctgcagctgctgaagCAGCTCCTGATGTCAACATCATAATGGGAGCCAGTTCTCTACCCGGTACCGCACAACCTGCAGCACCTCAGGCACCAGCTGCTGTGTCCTATGCTGTTCCTTCTGCACCTGTTCCTTCATATGGACCCCCTCAGCCTGTTCAGCCCACACCAGAAGTACAGCGGGCTACTGCTGCTTTCATGGCTGCATGGAACACAGCTGCTGCCAGAGCATCTACCATCCAGGCAACTTTGGTCAAGACAGCACCCTCTGGCTCTTATACAATTGAGCTTCCAAAGCAAGTACAAGAAACCGATGAGGTTAAGAGAGCAACAGCTGAGTTTATGCAAGCATGGAATGCAGCTGCACAACGTGCAACTGTTGTAGAACAAGCTATCGGCACTCTGCCTCAGCCAGTACAGCAAACCGCTGAGGTCCAACAAGCTACTGTTGAATTCATGGCTGCCTGGGAAGCTGCTGCCCAAAGGGCTTCCACCATCAGACAAGCTGTGACTGTGTCTGCCGATCCTTACTCCGCTGTTCCCCAACAAGTAGAGGCTACTGACGAGGTCAAGAGAGCTACTGAAGAATTCATGGAAGCTTGGAGAAAGGCCGCAGCTCGAGTACCTTCCATTCAGACAACTATGTACCAAATTTCAGGAACCGTACCAGCACCAGAAACTCCAAAAATTGTTAATGGTGTTCCTCAGTTCACTCCTGCAGTTGCAAAAGCAACAGCTGAGTTTATGGCAGCTTGgaatgctgctgctgcagctgctgaagCAGCTCCTGATGTCAATATCATAATGGGAGCCAGTTCTCTAccccgtcctgcacaacctgcaGCACCTCAGGCACCAGCTGCTGTGTCCTATGCTGTTCCTTCTGCACCTGCTCCTTCATATGGACCCCCTCAGCCTGTTCAGCCCACACCAGAAGTACAGCGGGCTACTGCTGCTTTCATGGCTGCATGGAACACAGCTGCTGCCAGAGCATCTACCATCCAGGCAACTTTGGTCAAGACAGCACCCTCTGGCACTTATACAATTGAGCTTCCAAAGCAAGTACAAGAAACCGATGAGGTTAAGAGAGCAACAGCTGAGTTTATGCAAGCATGGAATGCAGCTGCACAACGTGCAACTGTTGTAGAACAAGCTATCGGCACTCTGCCTCAGCCAGTACAGCAAACCGCTGAGGTCCAACAAGCTACTGTTGAATTCATGGCTGCCTGGGAAGCTGCTGCCCAAAGGGCTTCCACCATCAGACAAGCTGTGACTGTGTCTGCCGATCCTTACTCCGCTATTCCCCAACAAGTGCAGGCTACTGACGAGGTCAAGAGAGCTACTGAAGAATTCATGCAAGCTTGGAGAAAGGCCGCAGCTCGAGTACCTTCCATTCAGACAACTATGTACCAAATTTCAGGAACCGTACCAGCACCAGAAACTCCTAAAATTGTTAATGGTGTTCCTCAATTTACTCCAGCAGTTGCGCAAGCAACAGCTGAGTTTATGAAGGTTTGggaagctgctgctgcagctgccgaAGCAGCTCCTGATGTTAACATCATTATGGGAGCCAGTGCTCAACCCCGTCCTGGACAGTATGCAGTTTCCCATGCCCCAGCCACTGTCTCCTATGCTGCAGCACCTGCATCTACTCTTTATCATGGACCACCTCAGCCTGTTCAGCCTACACCAGAAGTACAGCAGGCCACTGCTGCATTCATGGCTGCATGGAATGCAGCTGCTGAGCGAGCAACTAAAATACAAGCAACCTTAGTTAAATCTGCTGATACCATTGCACCCCCTCGGCAAGTGGAAGACACGTCTGCTGTGAAGAAGGCCACTGCTGAGTTTATGGCAGCATGGAATGCAGCTGCTCGACGTGCTACTGTTGTAGAACAAGCTGTATCAACTCTACCCCAGCAGGTTGATTATACTGATGATGTCAAGACGGCTACTGCAGAGTTTATGGCATCCTGGCATGCTGCAGCCCAACGAGCATCATCAATTAACACAGCCGTCTCTGCAACCACCTATGGTATTCCTCAGCAAGTACAACCCACAAGGGAAGTACAGCAAGCCACAGCTGAATTCATGAAGGCCTGGAATACCGCAGCAGCAAGGGTTCCTACCATTGAAACAACCTTGTACACACTCTCTGGATCTGCTGCTCTTGACCCAGCGCGGGCTCCTCAGCCCGTGTCCGATACTCCAGAGGTGGCAGCTGCTAAACGGGCTTTTATGGCTCAGTTCCGTGCAGCCCAGGAAGCCGCAGCTCGTGCCTCAGTCAGTCATGGCGTCCTTCCAGCCCCAACTGTCTTAACCGTATCCCCAGCCCAACACGTAGCATACAGTGCCGGCGGCCTTCATCATGGATATACCATCAGCGACCGGATTTTCGCTCCTTTTACTGGGTTTCCCATCTACGTTAAGGACTGCTAAATCATGGAAATAACTTCTCATCCAACCTATACTGCCAAAAGAATATACTGCACTGTTCAAGTACTTCCTCTTATCAAATCATATGTAAATACAGAATGCTTGAACGGACTCCTATGTACTGAATGGTTTACTCCATAATGTTTTCATGTTCATTAAATGTTATATTAAAGCAACACAGATTCATTTACATCTTGTTTTAATATTCTTTGGGATTCTGATATCCAAGAAACTTATGAGAAAGTTCATTGGATATATCTTGCAAATTGAGGTAAatgtatttttgaaaaaaataatgaagaattAACTCTTGTAAAGTCAAATTATCTGTGTAATGAGAGATAACTCTTAATAATTCACAGTGGCAGTAAGGAACATGCTGCAGTACAAATGGAGGAGTTTGATTTGATTGTATAAAAACCACTAGTGTAGGGAAGCTCAGCGACAAGCCATAAGCTAAATTCATAAAGGGAAGCATACTAAGTAGCAGCATACTGAATGCCTTGAATATGTAGTCCATTTAAGATTAGTTCTCAGAAAATTTCCGTCCGATATTTTCGTAATTCACGAGAAAATAGCTccttcatatatacacatcatttgGGATGAAAACTTGAAATAATGAACCTGTAGTTGCCTTCCAACCTGGCCAAAAGCCTATCACACTTTGCCACCAGTTTATTGATCTACTACTTGCCATGGAGAGGGGATGGCTGGACCACACTTAGGTCTATAAGCCACTGTAGCAAAAACATTACTAGCATCACCCCTACAACTGGTTCATTACAGGGAATATCTCCATGTCAACA is a window from the Panulirus ornatus isolate Po-2019 chromosome 3, ASM3632096v1, whole genome shotgun sequence genome containing:
- the LOC139761078 gene encoding uncharacterized protein, whose translation is MKCLVVAVLVVAAVGSPIPDDCEYEVVGYSGAVSTGPHYATHYATIPAGQHYQATYATVGAPVVATADVQKATAAFMAAWNAAAARAATIQSTLVKSAPTGGYVIQVPKQVEATEEVKKATAQFTAAWNEAAQRATTVEYGVDTLSKPVKPTAEVHKATTEFMDAWQAAAQQASSLRHAVTVSADPYSALPQQVQATDEVKRATEEFMAAWRKAAARVPAIQTTMYQIAGTPPAPSAPKTVGGAPQFTPSVAQATAEFMAAWNAAAAAAEAAPDVNIIMGASSLPGTAQPAAPQAPAAVSYAVPSAPVPSYGPPQPVQPTPEVQRATAAFMAAWNTAAARASTIQATLVKTAPSGSYTIELPKQVQETDEVKRATAEFMQAWNAAAQRATVVEQAIGTLPQPVQQTAEVQQATVEFMAAWEAAAQRASTIRQAVTVSADPYSAVPQQVEATDEVKRATEEFMEAWRKAAARVPSIQTTMYQISGTVPAPETPKIVNGVPQFTPAVAKATAEFMAAWNAAAAAAEAAPDVNIIMGASSLPRPAQPAAPQAPAAVSYAVPSAPAPSYGPPQPVQPTPEVQRATAAFMAAWNTAAARASTIQATLVKTAPSGTYTIELPKQVQETDEVKRATAEFMQAWNAAAQRATVVEQAIGTLPQPVQQTAEVQQATVEFMAAWEAAAQRASTIRQAVTVSADPYSAIPQQVQATDEVKRATEEFMQAWRKAAARVPSIQTTMYQISGTVPAPETPKIVNGVPQFTPAVAQATAEFMKVWEAAAAAAEAAPDVNIIMGASAQPRPGQYAVSHAPATVSYAAAPASTLYHGPPQPVQPTPEVQQATAAFMAAWNAAAERATKIQATLVKSADTIAPPRQVEDTSAVKKATAEFMAAWNAAARRATVVEQAVSTLPQQVDYTDDVKTATAEFMASWHAAAQRASSINTAVSATTYGIPQQVQPTREVQQATAEFMKAWNTAAARVPTIETTLYTLSGSAALDPARAPQPVSDTPEVAAAKRAFMAQFRAAQEAAARASVSHGVLPAPTVLTVSPAQHVAYSAGGLHHGYTISDRIFAPFTGFPIYVKDC